Sequence from the Scomber scombrus chromosome 1, fScoSco1.1, whole genome shotgun sequence genome:
AGCAGCTTTTTACCAGCAGACAATGATGCAAAGACACAACCCAATGAGTCTAGCAGCTCTGAAAGCATCATGTGAGGGTAAAACAGGGCAGAAACTCATTGTCAGTTTTTACTACTGTTGAGTAactctttcatttattctgtgtCTGATGTGTGGGGTAATATattctttaaatatataatgtaaaaaaatgatGTCACTTTGGCTTAGACCTACTTCGCAAAACTTTACATACCTCTGTAAATACCACAAAGACCAAAAAATCATTACAGCCATCAGTTGGAAAATACATAACCTTAGATTTCCATACGGGAACTTTAGAAAGTAAATTACTGATTGTATTACACCGACATACATGAGCTTCTGTTCTGGAGTGTTTGCTGTACGTGCTTTGTAAATTGTGATGTGGTTCTCTTGAATTAAATGTATTCAGGGCGATTCAAGGTGTCTTTTGAGTATCCATTGTTGTTTGAAACGTGGCAATTTTCAGAGGTAAAATTACAATAGGCCCTGTGGTGACACTTGTAAAGCCGTGTGATTTCTGTTATTGAATGCGCTTCGATCTCCATTCTGACGTATAACAGTAGGATCCTTGATCCATTTCTACCCTGATATTATGACAAATTGTGACTGAGataataattttaatatcaTCCTCAGCTTTATGCGAAAAAACGTGgatatttaattttgacatgCAGGTACAGGTGGAGTATAGCTGTATCAGCCCTCTTTCAAAGAACCTGAAATCCAGACAATTGGGAGATAATCGTAGCCTGTGATTTTAGAGGAAATTTATTAAAAACTGAAGTAATcagtaaaacattatttatttatttatatataatacatatagaaaaaaatgatggaATCATTATGACGAatgtggaaatgtgtgttttttttctcctgtctcACAAAATAAAATAGGTATATACTGTAATGTGTTGTATTAACAGCTGTTTTTCACAAGCATGTATTTCAACCCTACTGTATAGGCCTtttatgaaggattttctagGTCCTTTTCCACAGTGGCTATAAGCCATAATAATTTTAAACTGAAGAAGCTGACACATCTCACCCATCGTTCACTAATTTTTCCTCCATGTGATAAAATCCTTTCAGAGTTTCAATACATAAAATTGCAACACAATCATAAAAGTGTAGgggcagaagataaataatcaACAGGTTTTAGTgcagctaacacacacacacacacacacacacacacacacacacacacacacacacacacacacacacacacacacacacacacacacacacacacacacaaataactaagccacacacacacaggctgttgtgaaaaaaagtgtttttagtCTGCTGTAAAATGTTCAGTGTGGGGATCTCTCAGGTCCTCAGGCATGGCGTCCCATCTAAGTGGAGCATAAATACAAAAGGCAGCCTCCTCTCCTTTAGAGTTAGTTCAAGGGATTGTTAAAAGCCTAGAGACCTGAGAGTGCTTGCTGGTTTATATCTAATTAGCATGTATTTTATATAGTGAGGTGCAGGGCCATTTATAGCTTTGTATATTAGtagcagaatttaaaaaatcaatgtaGTTTTGACAGGGAGCAAATGCAGAGATTGAAGAACATGGGTAATGTGTTCAGACTTTTTAGTTCTTGTGAGAGCATGAGCAGCTGCATTTTGAATTAACTTTAGTCACCGCACAGCTGACTTCGGAAGGCCAGTGAATAGATCATTACAGTAGTCTACTTGTTATAAATGCAGGGGATATAGTGATTGTGATAGAAAACCCCTaagttttgaaatattttttagatGGCAGATCACTGATTTTGTGATATGATTGATATGGTTCTTAAAGTTTAGATTGCTGTCTATGATTACACCCAGTGTAACCATAATGAGCTGCAATTTTCTGAGTCTGAGCCTTAGCCCCAAAGACGagtctgttttgtcttttttttaagctgtaaAAGGTTATCTGACATACATACacggtcgccaataaagttggaataaaatattgtttacctctttccatgaaatgattgtgacaatgtgatgtattcttgatagataaagtgttgttttcaaaattttattgatcaatctcattatacctggtcaaaggtgattactgatttgtataaatagaaaataaaaaaaggaatgtgtctgaaaacaaaattattccaactttatgggcgaccgtgtatattaATATCATCAATGCACTGAGTCAGCGAATGGGATCTAGGTCACAAGGGATATGGATATGTACAGTTATGAATTATCTGCATAATTATGgtagtttattttgtgtttataacCTCCAATAACCCCAATAACCCCCAGTAAAGCTtttcagaaatgaaaatgaggctttcaagcacaaataaaaatcattatCAATTCCCTGTCATAGGGAGACAATGCAGTGTGACCTGATACAACTAGTGAAGCCAGAATACAAATGACACACCAATACAGATTAGTGTTTCTGTGCCAAGAATAGCAGAGATGCTACTcaaaaaattaaactgaaactgaaaacgCTCAGTAAGGAGAGCACCAAAACTACATTCAAGTCTTAAACCAGTCAAAGAGAACCAATCAGAAATAATTTTACAGATGCACATTGTTGATTGGCTATAGACGAGCATTATAGCCCTGACAGACAAGGATCTTCTGACTCTATTTCCATCTAGTTTGCTGTTAGCCTGGTACTCAATAAGTATGGACATTTTGGTTAGTATGTCTGCTTACCAGACATAAAAGTAGAGCACATACACATCTACTAATGCAACCAAACCATACATATTGGCATTTTAGATGAACTGTCAGTGGGCTCAGAGCAAGCGGTTAGCTCCAGGTCTCAAcagtgaagccaatgcagaaatCTCTCTAGAACCAGTGCTTGGTTTGCACATTCTGgattactgtagaaacatggcagtgcaacatggcgggctccgtggaagaggaccctcTCCCTATGCAGATATAATTTACATTGTCTGGTatttatacactaattaaaaacatactAATTTGTTCCAAGTCTGttccgctagatgccactaaaatctacacactgcacctttaagtttCAAATTGTATCCATAACTATTATGTACACAAGACcaaatctgtttttctgttttaacacAAAGAACTGCCTAAACTGCACTAAAAGCTTCACAGGACAGACAATCAAAGTCCCTAAATTGGTATTTTTGGTTTAAGTTTGCATGAcataatatcacattttatttacaagCACTTTAAGCTAAATTTCTGAACCAtgtcctttcttttttatgtaCTCTGACATTAAGATGACATATGAAACATTCAAGGATCCCAAAGGCAACAAAATGCTAACGTACCATGACTGAGTTTGGCCCACTCAATGTGAATACACTCAtccatttaaaatacattttagagatGGCCTTCTGGCTCTGGcacttatgaaaatgtttccgAATTCAAAACACTAAACATAGAAAATCATTCTCTTATCTGCGGTAAGCAACTTTGAGAAGCAACCCTTTTAATATATGTtcatacatttcattcattttaatatatgttcatatattaattattatgcTTATATTTAGCcttgtttcattttcactgcATACCCTGGTTATGTTGTGTAAGAAGCCCCACTGACTTGAAGATTGTAGTTGTCATTGTTACTCCCCAACAACAAATGTATTTCCATACTGCCCTTATTTAAAGCCTGGAGTCACACACAAAGAAATTGAGTTCAGAGTTTAATAGAGAGATAGATACAGATCAGATCAGAGTGGGCAGGCATTATTGCTTTGActgatttctgttgttttgataCTTTGTAAAGTGTTCTTCTCAATTATTTCGAAGACTGGGTAGTGCTCCCAGACACTGGTCTTAAAACTGGTCACATCTTACTGACAGAgaattttcttttgattattaGTCCCTTTTTTGATGCAGCACATCTCAAATACACAGTGCTGACATACATTGATGCCTATGGTGATTTTCCActtatagtttattttttatatttacaaaatgatgtATAGTAAGCACTATACAGCATCCATATATCATATGTTTAAGAAATGTAATGTCCACACTGTATGTCAGACAGTCcaacagaaatgaagaaagaattAGCTAACAACAGGCGGTAGGACTGAGTGCTACGCAAAAAACACTATATCATAAATAGTATATTGGAAAAAATGTACCTTAATGTACCCTAAGTCTTACATCTGTCTTCAGAAGCAAAGCTATTTCAAGCCAATATCtacagaaaatgtcatttatttttaattagtttcatacatttatttaaaaaaataaaaacacagaatatgcTGTAGTGCATTGATAGCACACAAGTTAAAATTATATTGGGGCAACATTAAAGACAGAATGCAGAATGAAGAACGGCATAACAAAGGTGGTGAGATTTGAAGAAGCTTtacaataaacatacatacagtaccagcAGCCTCTTAGACGTTAAATAATGTTACAATATCATTACCGTACTGCAGTAACTCTGTAAAAGGCTGCAGTTTGTTGTAGTTCTTCAGGAACCATGTCTTTGTTGTAGCATCTCTGCCGTTTCCTGTAGTTTCTTCCATGTCTGtgttaaagttttgttcctttCATCCACAGACAGAGCTCttcacatgaaaacagaaaaaacacagttaatgGACTACAGTCTACATACAACTATCATCTGACTCATCTCATGTAATTTTCACAAATGATTGGAGACTTCATATTCAGATGAGTTAGCGGCATATACACACGAAGAATACACACCTTTGCTGAAGGTAGAGATTGCAGGAATCGTCTAGAGTGTCAAAGTTCAATGCATTTTGTTGCTGCGGAGAGTCTGGAAGTGAAACATTATACTGCTTCATGATGTCAGGCTTTCCAAAGTGGAAGATGAAAAGCTGACTCTGGCATTGTCCTTTAGCAAAAGCACTGCAGCTGGGTTCCTGGTCACCTTGGTGAGACATGCAATGATTTAGTTACAGCATTTATTCAATTTCATGAAACCTGATTTGTACAGCTTTTGTACTGACAGTGGGAATCATTCACAAACAGTGTATACACAGAAATCTGTGCATATGAGTGATTCAAGAATATTTGTGGCATTCATCAATTTTCTTGATAAATGTATATGTGAGTCTCACATATACAATTTATTATAAACATATTGAATGTCGAACACATCAAGACTTTCACCAGTCATTTACTAATCAATACTTTTCTCCTGAAGCAGCGTGCTATGCTGTAATGAATAAGAACTATCAATTTTTCTTTGGGTTTACCTCGTATGAACAAAGCATGCTGTTTGGCGCTCAGAGCATAAACAGGATTGCAGGGAGTCGCCAGCAGGTGAGTTGTGGGAGGAATCAAGAAGCACACAGTGGTTTTGTTGACAACATCTTGCAGtaacatttttccatttctttgcACCACAAGTGACTAATTAACCGGCAAGAAAAATGAGACAACAGGACCCAAAGAGACTAAAATTAGATTAAACATCATAACAATtactcttgttttctttttatcaacAACTTCGGTGTTCCTACCAAACCCTGCAGGAACGACACTGATGCAGTGATTGTTGGCAGGTCCCCACTGTCTTCTGGCCTGTAGAGATATTGAAAATCATACATGAGCCTGATCAACATCATGTTTTGAGTAATATAACATGATACAGATGGACCTAACTGCTTTATCTGACAAGAAAAAGATACATGCATAGATTAAAATTGGATAACCTTTCAGTGAGCTGCATAGTGCAGGATTCTGTTCCTCGTCCTGTGGTGACTGTATGAATTACTCCATTCTTACAAACCACCATGAGATGGATTTCTACTGTGGTGAAAGTCTGGGAATCATCAGCAGACAGAGGCCAGTAATCTACAAAGTGCAGCCTGGAAAAGACACTCTCTGCTGCTAACATTGAGACAACAGACAATGGAGAGCCTGAAGGAAAGacaagagaaagacaaagagaatcAAACAGCCCATAACCCTGTTTATATCACAAATCTTAACAAGCAAAAATGGCTGTTGGCTGTTAGCGTacgcatgtacacacacacacacacacacacacacacacacacacaaaagtcaaCGTTTTTCTATCCACACACTGATTCAGCCTCATTATTGCTTCTCAGTTGAGTTTCTCTCGGGGAAATCCTAAATATATCTCACTACTAACTAAGACGAGGAGCTCAGCAGAACTCACTGGCTCGTGCTTTAATGTGCAcagctgtatgtgtttgtgtgtgtgaggggctTATTTAACCACATAGCCACtcttttttgtttatatgtgtCTCTAGAGAAAGAGGTGAAGTAAATAATTGTGTCATTCATGGCATCTTGGTGGATTCAGGTGTCTTTTTCTCATATTATGCAGTTATAGAAGAATTAACTGGTCTGTCATGATTTTCATCTCTGTGTGACATCTCAAGAGTAAAACAGAGGCCACACAGCATTGCTTCAAATGTCTTTTGATATATTCAGGCTTAACCAAACCCAACTGGCATTGTTGATCTTACTTTGCACAAGTTAAATAATCTTGATGAGAATATAAAGTGCATGTACTTACAGGAACTTGTTAATGCTGATGCTTTTGATACAAATGGAACAATGACGAAGGAGTGAAAGTAAACGTATGGAATAAACAGACTCTGCTCAGTATTATTGTATTGTGAAGTAGTTTTGATCAGTATGTGGTTGACCTCTGGCATGATACTGATACAGATAATGATACTAAAATAAATCAGCTAGTCGACTttgttttgggctttttttcttATGATAATGCTCTAAACATGTGGATACTACAATATTAAAAATGGACctggcattttttaaaaataaacaatataaaagagaaataaactGTGTTATTAGCAAACTGACACTGatttgataaaatgttaaagataGCTGACTGAGATTTGCTCACCAGAATGTCTGTCCCAGACGCACACCAAAGCATTGCTGAGGCCAAGAGCTATGAAACAGGTGCATCTACTAACAGCAGAGCAGACGATTTCATTTGCATTCGGACACAGTACATCTGGCAAAGGTTCCATATCTGCTTAAAAAGCACACATTTAGTTTTACTGCTCTCTCTAGTATAAAGACAAAGCACAGAACTTATGAGCATTTTATCAAAAAGCCTACCTGGTTTGTTCTTAGGTACTTTATGCAGACAATAATGGAGAAGATTATGGCTGCCACTccaccacacacagacagacacaggcaATCCTGCTGAGAAAAGGTCAGAGATTAAAGATGACATTTATAGTAGCATGTCCAGTTACCACAGATTGGAAAAATGCCTTTATAAGGGATCAAATGAATATAAGGGATAAAATCTCTACCCTGGTGCCTGTCAATCTGTCATACATGTGTGGTTATTCATCTAAACATAAACACCCTGCTTATGATCTACTATTCTGGAAactgctgtattttattttattttttgtgaaacaacactatgtaattattttatattattctttaACATAAGAAAATCACATATTTAACACTCAAATTTCAAATagacccaccacctccccttCTTGATTACAAACCTGACTTTGCTTTACTATTGCTGGGAAACTGACCACAGGGCAGAAGAAAGTGCTGAGTGCAACGTCTGAAAAAGAGTCCATGTGTATATATTAATGTGGGGACCTCTGCTCAAACTCAGTTGTGAAATGCTGATTGTATTAGTGTAAACTTTATTCTACCTTGGGTggtcatttgtttcttttgctttttctgcATCTGTATTGTAAGACTGTTCCTCCTCCTGATGGTGACTGCTCGTGTGTCCGTCAAGAGCTAAACAGTGCGTCAAAATGTCTGCCGTCTGCAACACTTCAAGTGAACCGTCTGGTGTCGTTAAAACAGaagaacacagagagaaagatacaGATATACACATTATCACTTTAAtttgcatgcacacaaaaaagtctaTTTCTGATTTGTTCAACAAcactattttgtgtttaaagtaACACATTTACCTGCTGGAGTTTTGGGAGGCCTGGTTTTAATCACCAGTGCAGCTGGAGACCATTTCACATCTCCAGATAAGTTTGGGTCCTgaggataaaaagaaagaacacattttcaataGCTGCAGATCATTCAGTTTAAAAGTAAttttatgcaaaaaaataagTGCATGTTTAAACTAGCCTACCAGTCCAATTACAGGACAATACCTGTTGTGATACTGCCATCTCTAACTCTTTCCGCCATGCTTCTGTAGGGAAGTGATAGACGTCGAGCCAAACAGCACCATTGCCTGATAggagataaaataatacaaataaaaaataaaataaataaagataaaaaataatttaaaaatcaagtAATTCAAAAGTTGAATATGCAGTCTATTAACTGCTTATCAAAATCAATCAGctcaaacagaaaagaaagaccTTACAGCTGATTGATGCAGCTCCATAATTTCCCCCTTTAGATAGTTCAAATGTCAAGCAAATGCTCCTCTGGTTGATATCTTCCTGGtattgaaagatgttttttaaatgttttatttttacttgaataaaattacaaaaaataaaaatgacaacactATGCAatgaaatatgtaataattTTCAAAACAGTAGCAAAAAACACTGTATTTCTCCTtag
This genomic interval carries:
- the wdr93 gene encoding WD repeat-containing protein 93, with protein sequence MEATCRSETSRNKTPTLELSSATQLPESTNCMACSEDGRYLSLGHSGGLSVWCASSLICVAEWLKDRLEMTSVQMICMAESTYLLGSIDDMGVARVFAYHSEAIHLLSVINIMEDINQRSICLTFELSKGGNYGAASISCNGAVWLDVYHFPTEAWRKELEMAVSQQDPNLSGDVKWSPAALVIKTRPPKTPADGSLEVLQTADILTHCLALDGHTSSHHQEEEQSYNTDAEKAKETNDHPRRCTQHFLLPCGQFPSNSKAKSGLPVSVCVWWSGSHNLLHYCLHKVPKNKPDMEPLPDVLCPNANEIVCSAVSRCTCFIALGLSNALVCVWDRHSGSPLSVVSMLAAESVFSRLHFVDYWPLSADDSQTFTTVEIHLMVVCKNGVIHTVTTGRGTESCTMQLTERPEDSGDLPTITASVSFLQGLSLVVQRNGKMLLQDVVNKTTVCFLIPPTTHLLATPCNPVYALSAKQHALFIRGDQEPSCSAFAKGQCQSQLFIFHFGKPDIMKQYNVSLPDSPQQQNALNFDTLDDSCNLYLQQRALSVDERNKTLTQTWKKLQETAEMLQQRHGS